One stretch of Nesterenkonia halotolerans DNA includes these proteins:
- the sdhA gene encoding succinate dehydrogenase flavoprotein subunit — protein MQVHKYDVVIVGAGGAGMRAAIESGQRAHTAVLTKLYPTRSHTGAAQGGMCAALANVEEDNWEWHTFDTVKGGDYLVDQDAAEVMAKEAIDAVLDLEKMGLPFNRTPEGKIDQRRFGGHTRDHGKAAVRRACYAADRTGHMILQTLYQNCVKHNVEFYNEYYVLDLLTVEEEVTREDGSTYMQKKTAGVVSYDLANGEIHVFQAKSVVFATGGLGKIFKTTSNAHTLTADGMALAYRAGIPLEDMEFVQFHPTGLAGLGILLSEAARGEGAILRNSEGERFMERYAPTIKDLAPRDIVARSMANEVREGRGAGPNKDYVLLDLTHLEPAHIDAKLPDITEFARTYLGVEPYTEPVPVFPTCHYAMGGVPTNVKAEVLQDNDTVVPGLYAAGEVACVSVHGSNRLGTNSLLDINVFGKRAGLAAAEYASTAEFVDIPENPTKFTEDQLNAMRASTGGERTATLRTELQETMDANMQVFRSEETIKEALAVIADLRKRYKNVQIQDKGKRFNLDLLEAVELGFLLDMAEVMTVAALHRKESRGGHYREDFPERDDENFMLHSMMYLDPESSTDGTNGIRADTKPVVFTRYEPMERKY, from the coding sequence ATGCAGGTTCACAAGTACGACGTCGTCATCGTCGGCGCTGGCGGCGCAGGCATGCGCGCAGCCATCGAATCCGGCCAGCGCGCCCACACCGCGGTGCTGACCAAGCTGTACCCCACCCGTTCCCACACCGGTGCCGCCCAGGGCGGCATGTGTGCCGCACTGGCCAACGTCGAAGAGGACAACTGGGAGTGGCACACCTTCGACACCGTCAAGGGCGGTGACTACCTGGTGGACCAGGACGCCGCAGAGGTCATGGCCAAGGAGGCCATCGACGCTGTGCTGGACCTGGAGAAGATGGGTCTTCCCTTCAACCGCACCCCCGAGGGCAAGATCGACCAGCGTCGCTTCGGCGGGCACACCCGCGATCACGGCAAGGCCGCCGTGCGCCGCGCCTGCTATGCGGCTGACCGCACCGGTCACATGATTCTGCAGACGCTGTACCAGAACTGCGTGAAGCACAACGTCGAGTTCTACAACGAGTACTACGTGCTGGATCTGCTCACCGTGGAGGAGGAGGTCACCCGCGAGGATGGCTCCACCTACATGCAGAAGAAGACGGCAGGCGTCGTCTCCTATGACCTGGCCAACGGCGAGATCCACGTCTTCCAGGCCAAGTCCGTGGTCTTCGCCACCGGCGGTCTGGGCAAGATCTTCAAGACCACCTCCAATGCGCACACGCTGACTGCCGACGGCATGGCCCTGGCCTACCGTGCAGGCATCCCGCTGGAGGACATGGAGTTCGTGCAGTTCCACCCCACCGGCCTGGCCGGGCTGGGGATCCTGCTCTCCGAGGCCGCCCGCGGTGAGGGCGCGATCCTGCGCAACTCCGAGGGTGAGCGCTTCATGGAGCGCTACGCCCCCACGATCAAGGACCTCGCCCCGCGTGACATCGTCGCGCGGTCGATGGCCAACGAGGTGCGCGAGGGACGCGGTGCCGGCCCGAACAAGGACTACGTGCTGCTGGACCTGACGCACCTGGAGCCCGCGCACATCGACGCGAAGCTTCCGGACATCACCGAGTTCGCGCGCACCTATCTCGGCGTCGAGCCCTATACCGAGCCGGTGCCCGTCTTCCCGACCTGCCACTACGCCATGGGCGGGGTCCCGACCAACGTCAAGGCGGAGGTGCTCCAGGACAACGACACCGTGGTCCCCGGTCTCTACGCCGCGGGCGAGGTCGCCTGCGTCTCGGTCCACGGCTCCAACCGCCTGGGCACCAACTCGCTGCTGGACATCAACGTGTTCGGCAAGCGCGCTGGCCTGGCCGCCGCTGAATACGCCAGCACCGCTGAGTTCGTGGATATCCCGGAGAACCCCACGAAGTTCACCGAGGACCAGCTCAACGCGATGCGCGCTTCCACCGGCGGAGAGCGCACGGCCACGCTGCGCACCGAGCTGCAGGAGACCATGGACGCGAACATGCAGGTGTTCCGCTCCGAGGAGACCATCAAGGAAGCCCTGGCGGTCATCGCTGATCTGCGCAAGCGCTATAAGAACGTTCAGATCCAGGACAAGGGCAAGCGGTTCAACCTGGACCTGCTCGAAGCCGTGGAACTCGGCTTCCTGCTGGACATGGCTGAGGTCATGACCGTTGCAGCCCTGCACCGCAAAGAATCCCGCGGCGGACACTACCGCGAGGACTTCCCGGAGCGTGATGACGAGAACTTCATGCTCCACTCGATGATGTACCTGGACCCCGAGTCCTCGACCGACGGCACCAACGGCATCCGCGCCGACACCAAGCCGGTCGTCTTCACCCGTTACGAGCCGATGGAGCGTAAGTACTGA
- a CDS encoding succinate dehydrogenase hydrophobic membrane anchor subunit, producing MTTTDSVALPTQGIEAPRSKRIDPKYLRRSSSSSSSFEMAGWVFMRVSGAALVVLIFVHLFVNLMVGEGIHQVDFGFVAGKWANPVWQFWDLTMLWLAMLHGGNGMRTIINDYAEKDSTRVWLKSILTLSVAVIIVLGTMVIFTFEPCMIDNSGQLLESAPSFCQNV from the coding sequence ATGACGACCACTGATTCCGTGGCACTGCCCACGCAGGGCATCGAGGCCCCCCGCTCCAAGCGGATCGACCCCAAGTACCTGCGCCGCTCGTCAAGCTCCTCGAGCAGCTTCGAGATGGCCGGCTGGGTCTTCATGCGCGTCTCCGGCGCCGCTCTGGTGGTGCTGATCTTCGTGCACCTCTTCGTCAACCTGATGGTCGGCGAGGGCATCCACCAGGTCGACTTCGGCTTCGTCGCCGGCAAATGGGCCAATCCCGTCTGGCAGTTCTGGGACCTGACCATGCTCTGGCTGGCCATGCTCCACGGCGGCAACGGCATGCGCACGATCATCAACGACTACGCCGAGAAGGACTCCACACGGGTGTGGCTCAAGTCCATCCTGACTCTCTCCGTGGCCGTCATCATCGTGCTGGGCACCATGGTGATCTTCACCTTCGAGCCCTGCATGATCGACAACTCCGGCCAGCTGCTCGAGTCGGCACCCTCCTTCTGCCAGAACGTCTGA
- the sdhC gene encoding succinate dehydrogenase, cytochrome b556 subunit, which translates to MTQTKGTLYKGREGMWSWVGHRITGVGIFFFLLVHVLDTSLVRVSPEAYDAVIGAYKNPIMIMGEIGLVGAIVFHAFNGLRIILVDFWSKGTRYHKQMLWAVMGLWAIVMIGFTARHVMLFLEGWGGF; encoded by the coding sequence GTGACGCAGACTAAGGGGACCCTCTATAAGGGCCGGGAGGGTATGTGGTCCTGGGTAGGACACCGGATCACAGGTGTCGGGATCTTCTTCTTCCTCCTGGTGCACGTACTCGACACGTCTCTGGTGAGAGTCTCGCCCGAGGCGTATGACGCGGTGATCGGCGCGTATAAGAACCCGATCATGATCATGGGCGAGATCGGCCTGGTCGGCGCGATCGTCTTCCATGCATTCAACGGTCTGCGGATCATCCTGGTGGACTTCTGGTCCAAGGGCACCCGCTACCACAAGCAGATGCTCTGGGCCGTGATGGGCCTCTGGGCGATCGTGATGATCGGCTTCACCGCACGCCACGTGATGCTGTTCCTTGAAGGCTGGGGAGGGTTCTGA
- a CDS encoding mannose-1-phosphate guanylyltransferase encodes MTSQAALDKFYTVIPAGGVGTRLWPLSRASAPKFLHDLTGAGTTLIRGTYERLAPLTGKRVMVVTGESHRQAVREQIPELDTEDLVLESEPKDSGAAIGLAAAILHRRDPETIMGSFAADQVIAPVEVFQEAVREAVATAATGKIVTIGITPTHPSTGFGYIRRGAGLQVDGAPIPDAPHAHEVVEFVEKPSEELAEQYVASGDYLWNAGMFVAPVALLLEHLSRAEPELYAGLTEIAAAWGTEAQAEVTARVWPQLPKIAIDYAVAEPAAAAGDVAMIPGTFTWDDVGDFAAIARLNPAREQESMTVLGEKARVYSDQSSGVVVSDTQRVVALIGVENIVVVDTPDALLVTTTDHAQSVKQAVEALKAHGESDVL; translated from the coding sequence GTGACTTCACAGGCAGCTTTGGACAAGTTCTACACGGTGATCCCCGCGGGTGGTGTGGGGACCCGGCTCTGGCCGCTCTCCCGCGCCAGTGCACCCAAGTTTCTTCACGACCTCACCGGGGCCGGGACCACTCTGATCCGCGGGACCTATGAGCGGCTGGCCCCGCTCACCGGCAAGCGCGTGATGGTGGTCACGGGCGAGTCGCACCGGCAGGCCGTGCGGGAGCAGATCCCCGAGCTGGACACCGAGGACCTGGTGCTTGAATCCGAGCCCAAGGACTCCGGCGCCGCCATCGGCCTCGCCGCCGCGATCCTGCACCGACGCGACCCGGAGACCATCATGGGCTCCTTCGCCGCGGACCAGGTGATCGCCCCCGTGGAGGTCTTCCAGGAGGCGGTGCGCGAGGCGGTGGCCACGGCCGCCACGGGCAAGATCGTCACGATCGGCATCACCCCCACCCATCCCTCCACCGGCTTCGGCTACATCCGCCGCGGCGCTGGGCTGCAGGTCGACGGCGCGCCGATCCCAGACGCCCCGCACGCCCATGAGGTCGTGGAGTTCGTGGAGAAGCCGAGCGAGGAGCTGGCGGAGCAGTACGTGGCCTCCGGGGACTACCTGTGGAACGCCGGGATGTTCGTCGCCCCGGTGGCGCTGCTGCTGGAGCACCTCTCCCGGGCCGAGCCCGAGCTCTACGCGGGACTGACCGAGATCGCCGCCGCCTGGGGCACCGAGGCGCAGGCCGAGGTCACCGCCCGGGTCTGGCCGCAGCTGCCCAAGATCGCCATCGACTATGCGGTCGCCGAGCCCGCCGCCGCCGCCGGAGATGTGGCGATGATCCCGGGCACCTTCACCTGGGACGACGTCGGGGACTTCGCGGCGATCGCCCGGCTCAACCCCGCTCGCGAGCAGGAATCGATGACCGTGCTGGGGGAGAAGGCCCGGGTCTACTCGGACCAGTCCTCCGGCGTCGTGGTCTCCGACACCCAGCGGGTGGTGGCGCTGATCGGGGTGGAGAACATCGTCGTGGTCGACACCCCGGATGCCCTGCTGGTCACCACCACCGATCACGCCCAGTCGGTGAAACAGGCCGTGGAGGCACTCAAGGCGCATGGAGAATCCGATGTCCTCTGA
- a CDS encoding amidohydrolase — MLKAAHASAAEIVDALEPALISVRRDLHAHPELSWKEERTTDKLAAHLRSVGLDPQLMPETTGLFVDIGAGEFAAGFRGDIDALPVEELTELSFASTHPGVTHACGHDIHTTVALGVALSLQQLHQDRIDDGDPAGLGARVRVIFQPAEETMPGGALEMVRQDVLAPLPRIFALHCDPRIEVGRIGTRIGAITSAADVVRINVTGRGGHTSRPHLTEDMVSALAHIASTVPAVLSRRVDVRSAVSLVWGQIEAGSAHNAIPASGTLVGTMRILDADAWRDAGKLLDEIVEQVAAPYGVEVELEHIRGVPPVINNERETTLLENAGREVLGSEGLELAPQSMGGEDFAWMTQELPGAMFRLGTNTPGGPEFDLHRGDYVPDERAIGYGTKIMVTTALSAISELRRA; from the coding sequence ATGCTCAAGGCCGCGCACGCCTCCGCCGCGGAGATCGTCGATGCTCTGGAGCCCGCGCTGATCAGCGTGCGGCGGGATCTCCACGCCCACCCGGAGCTCTCCTGGAAGGAGGAGCGCACCACGGACAAGCTTGCAGCACACCTGCGCTCCGTGGGCCTGGACCCCCAGCTGATGCCCGAGACCACCGGGCTCTTCGTGGACATCGGAGCAGGTGAGTTCGCCGCAGGCTTCCGCGGGGACATCGACGCGCTGCCGGTGGAGGAGCTCACCGAGCTTTCCTTCGCCTCCACCCACCCGGGTGTGACCCACGCCTGCGGCCACGACATCCACACCACCGTCGCGCTCGGCGTCGCGCTGAGCCTGCAGCAGCTGCACCAGGACCGGATCGACGACGGCGACCCGGCGGGCCTCGGCGCCCGAGTGCGGGTCATCTTCCAGCCCGCCGAGGAGACCATGCCCGGCGGCGCCCTGGAGATGGTCCGACAGGACGTGCTCGCCCCGCTGCCGCGGATCTTCGCCCTGCACTGCGATCCGCGGATCGAGGTGGGCAGGATCGGCACCCGCATCGGCGCGATCACCTCGGCCGCCGATGTCGTGCGCATCAATGTCACCGGACGCGGAGGCCACACCTCGCGGCCACACCTGACCGAGGACATGGTCTCGGCGCTGGCCCATATCGCCTCCACCGTGCCTGCGGTGCTCTCCCGTCGCGTGGATGTCCGCTCGGCGGTCTCCCTGGTCTGGGGACAGATCGAGGCCGGCAGCGCGCACAACGCGATCCCCGCCAGCGGCACCCTCGTCGGCACCATGCGGATCCTCGACGCTGACGCCTGGCGCGACGCCGGCAAGCTGCTCGACGAGATCGTGGAGCAGGTCGCCGCGCCCTATGGGGTGGAGGTCGAGCTGGAGCACATCCGCGGAGTGCCCCCGGTGATCAACAACGAGCGCGAGACCACCCTGCTGGAGAACGCCGGACGCGAGGTGCTCGGCTCCGAAGGGCTGGAGCTCGCACCGCAGTCCATGGGTGGGGAGGACTTCGCCTGGATGACCCAGGAGCTGCCCGGAGCGATGTTCCGACTGGGCACCAATACTCCCGGCGGCCCGGAGTTCGACCTGCACCGCGGGGACTATGTCCCGGACGAGCGCGCGATCGGCTACGGCACCAAGATCATGGTCACCACGGCACTGAGCGCGATCAGCGAGCTGCGCCGCGCCTGA
- a CDS encoding cytidine deaminase: MTEDDDFLTGRIARIPAPDHDADWDRLTTQARIAMTHAYAPYSDYPVGAAALLEDGSIISGCNVENASYGLGLCAECTMIGALQMNGGGKIVAFTCVNREGEYITPCGRCRQLLHEFSAPTMHVRTAQGPTTLEALLPESFGPRDLEATAREAK, encoded by the coding sequence ATGACTGAGGACGATGACTTTCTGACCGGACGCATCGCGCGAATCCCGGCCCCGGACCACGACGCCGACTGGGACCGGCTCACCACCCAGGCCAGGATTGCGATGACGCACGCCTACGCCCCCTACTCGGATTATCCGGTGGGGGCCGCTGCGCTGCTCGAGGATGGCTCCATCATCTCCGGGTGCAATGTGGAGAACGCCTCGTACGGGCTGGGTCTCTGCGCGGAGTGCACCATGATCGGTGCGCTGCAGATGAACGGCGGCGGCAAGATCGTCGCCTTCACCTGCGTGAACCGCGAGGGCGAATACATCACCCCCTGCGGGCGCTGCCGGCAGCTGCTCCACGAATTCTCCGCGCCCACCATGCATGTGCGCACCGCCCAGGGCCCCACCACGCTGGAGGCCCTGCTGCCTGAATCCTTCGGTCCGCGCGACCTCGAGGCGACCGCTCGGGAGGCGAAATGA
- a CDS encoding thymidine phosphorylase has product MSPTGLTYDPSAHDAVELIRLKRDHGHLSQAQIEWMIAAYTDGYVGDEQMSALAMAILLNGMNRVEIGHWTAAMIASGERMDFSSLRGPDGARRLTADKHSTGGVGDKITLPLAPLVASYGVPVPQLSGRGLGHTGGTLDKLEAIPGWQADLSNSELLRQLDEVNAVICAAGPGLAPADKKLYALRDVTGTVEAIPLIASSIMSKKIAEGTDALVLDVKAGAGAFMKSRADARELARTMVALGTDAGVKTSALLTDMDSPLGLTAGNAIEVEESVEVLSGGGPADVVELTVALAREMLEAVGIRGVDPAENLRNGRAMDSWRAMISAQSGDPDAGLPQAKHSHTITAGVSGTMTRLDAMAVGLAAWRLGAGRARKQDSVQAGAGVRMHAKPGDAVAAGQPLFTLLTDDEHRIARAEEALQGSMDVDTEGGPHETPELVFDRITAADLTG; this is encoded by the coding sequence ATGAGCCCCACTGGACTGACCTACGACCCCTCCGCCCACGACGCCGTGGAGCTGATCCGGCTCAAGCGAGACCACGGACACCTCTCCCAGGCGCAGATCGAATGGATGATCGCCGCCTACACCGACGGCTACGTCGGCGATGAGCAGATGTCCGCGCTCGCCATGGCGATCCTGCTCAACGGGATGAACCGCGTGGAGATCGGCCACTGGACCGCAGCGATGATCGCCTCTGGCGAGCGGATGGACTTCTCCTCGCTGCGCGGCCCCGATGGTGCGCGCCGGCTCACCGCTGACAAGCACTCCACCGGCGGCGTGGGTGACAAGATCACACTCCCGCTGGCGCCCCTGGTGGCCAGCTACGGGGTCCCCGTCCCGCAGCTCTCCGGCCGCGGCCTGGGCCACACCGGCGGCACGCTGGACAAGCTCGAGGCCATCCCCGGCTGGCAGGCAGACCTGAGCAACTCCGAGCTGCTGCGTCAGCTCGATGAGGTCAACGCCGTGATCTGCGCCGCAGGTCCAGGCCTGGCCCCGGCGGACAAGAAGCTCTACGCGCTGCGCGATGTCACCGGCACCGTGGAAGCGATCCCGCTGATCGCCTCCTCCATCATGTCCAAGAAGATCGCCGAGGGCACCGATGCGCTGGTGCTCGACGTCAAGGCCGGCGCCGGGGCGTTCATGAAGTCCCGCGCCGACGCGAGAGAGCTTGCCCGCACCATGGTCGCGCTGGGCACCGACGCCGGGGTCAAGACCTCCGCGCTGCTCACCGATATGGACAGCCCGCTGGGACTCACCGCCGGCAATGCCATCGAGGTGGAGGAATCCGTGGAGGTGCTCTCCGGAGGTGGCCCGGCCGACGTCGTCGAGCTCACCGTGGCGCTGGCCAGGGAGATGCTCGAGGCGGTGGGCATCCGCGGGGTCGACCCCGCGGAGAATCTGCGCAACGGTCGGGCGATGGACTCCTGGCGCGCCATGATCTCTGCCCAGAGCGGGGATCCGGACGCCGGGCTGCCGCAGGCGAAGCACAGCCACACGATCACTGCGGGCGTCTCCGGGACGATGACGCGCCTGGACGCCATGGCCGTGGGCCTGGCCGCCTGGAGGCTCGGGGCCGGCCGCGCACGCAAGCAGGATTCGGTCCAGGCCGGTGCCGGGGTGCGCATGCATGCCAAGCCGGGTGACGCCGTCGCCGCCGGACAGCCGCTGTTCACCCTGCTCACCGACGACGAGCACCGGATCGCCCGCGCCGAGGAGGCCCTGCAAGGTTCCATGGACGTCGACACCGAGGGTGGCCCGCACGAGACCCCTGAGCTGGTCTTCGACCGGATCACCGCTGCAGACCTGACCGGCTGA
- a CDS encoding DedA family protein: MGPGEILDAINGIVLDAASGWWTLVGLFLLCVIDGFFPVVPSDSLVIGLGSLADEPGTPYLLWVVLVAAGGALLGDFIAYRIGRAIGPMRFAWMRRPAPQRTLVWARHELDKRGVLLIFVGRFIPGARVAINFVAGTTGFSIRRFLIIDLIASLVWASYSVSIGAISANIFDSVLVALAVSIAGAAVLGWIFDRIFRLLAAWLDRRGVHIDREGYFDTAALPVEAPLRLHRDRGDHHHHDNDGAASTHHETGENRRPRRRDDDGDTPTR; the protein is encoded by the coding sequence ATGGGGCCTGGGGAGATCCTCGATGCCATCAATGGGATCGTTCTTGACGCCGCCTCCGGGTGGTGGACGCTGGTGGGTCTGTTCCTGCTCTGCGTCATCGACGGATTCTTCCCCGTCGTGCCCTCGGACTCCCTGGTGATCGGACTGGGCTCGCTCGCGGACGAGCCCGGCACCCCGTACCTGCTCTGGGTGGTTCTGGTCGCCGCCGGGGGTGCCCTGCTGGGGGACTTCATCGCGTACCGGATCGGCCGTGCCATCGGCCCGATGCGGTTCGCCTGGATGCGCCGACCGGCACCGCAGCGGACGCTGGTCTGGGCCCGGCATGAGCTGGACAAGCGCGGGGTGCTGCTGATCTTCGTCGGGCGGTTCATCCCCGGAGCCCGCGTGGCGATCAACTTCGTGGCGGGCACCACCGGCTTCTCCATCCGCCGGTTCCTGATCATCGATCTGATCGCCTCGCTGGTGTGGGCCTCCTACTCGGTGAGCATCGGCGCCATCAGCGCGAACATCTTCGACTCGGTGCTGGTGGCGCTGGCCGTCTCCATCGCAGGAGCCGCCGTGCTGGGCTGGATCTTCGATCGGATCTTCCGGCTGCTGGCCGCCTGGCTGGACCGCAGGGGTGTGCACATCGACCGGGAGGGCTACTTCGACACCGCCGCCCTCCCGGTGGAGGCTCCGCTGCGCCTGCACCGCGACCGTGGAGACCACCACCACCACGACAACGACGGCGCGGCCAGCACACACCACGAGACCGGCGAGAACCGCAGACCCCGGCGCCGCGACGACGACGGCGACACCCCCACCCGCTGA
- a CDS encoding adenosine deaminase, with protein MTSSASDVRTAAAQLEEQLRNLPKVSLHDHLDGSVRPETLIELSAAVGHELPTQDPEELSEHFRQNANSGSLEQYLEAFTHTAAVMQTAQNLRRVAKEYVEDLAADGVIYSEVRWAPEQHQQQGLSLDEAVEAVQAGLNEGMEAVAEKDGVIVVGQLVSAMRQSDRADEAVELALRHRDQGVVGFDIAGPEAGFPPSRFADAFTRLASEMLPATVHAGEGDGLESVRDALVSGRAQRLGHGVRVAEDITVIESEPDSEAGEEVFQVELGPVARWVRDRQIHLEVSPTSNVQTGAIAGFAESGKPELSDHPFDMLYQLGFNVGVNTDNRLVSGVTLSGELALLAGTFEYGLAELADFQINALESSFLGYEEREALAAMILEAWQ; from the coding sequence ATGACTTCTTCTGCTTCTGACGTCCGCACCGCCGCCGCCCAGCTCGAAGAGCAGCTGCGCAATCTGCCCAAGGTCTCCCTCCACGATCACCTGGATGGATCAGTGCGTCCGGAGACCCTCATCGAGCTCTCCGCCGCGGTCGGTCATGAGCTGCCCACCCAGGACCCCGAGGAGCTCTCCGAGCACTTCCGCCAGAACGCGAACTCAGGTTCGCTGGAGCAGTACCTGGAGGCCTTCACGCACACCGCTGCGGTGATGCAGACCGCGCAGAACCTGCGCCGGGTCGCCAAGGAATACGTGGAGGACCTCGCCGCCGACGGCGTCATCTACTCCGAGGTCCGTTGGGCCCCAGAGCAGCACCAGCAGCAGGGACTCAGCCTGGACGAGGCCGTGGAAGCCGTGCAGGCCGGCCTGAACGAGGGCATGGAGGCAGTGGCGGAGAAGGACGGCGTCATCGTCGTCGGCCAGCTCGTCTCCGCCATGCGTCAGTCCGACCGCGCCGATGAGGCCGTGGAGCTGGCGCTGCGCCACCGCGACCAGGGCGTCGTCGGCTTCGACATCGCCGGACCAGAGGCCGGCTTCCCGCCGAGCCGCTTCGCCGACGCCTTCACCCGGCTGGCCAGCGAGATGCTTCCCGCCACGGTCCACGCCGGCGAGGGCGACGGCCTCGAATCTGTCCGTGACGCTCTGGTCTCCGGCCGTGCCCAGCGCCTGGGCCACGGCGTCCGCGTCGCCGAGGACATCACCGTGATCGAGAGCGAGCCCGACTCCGAGGCCGGGGAAGAGGTCTTCCAGGTGGAGCTCGGCCCGGTCGCCCGCTGGGTGCGCGACCGTCAGATCCACCTCGAGGTCAGCCCCACCTCCAACGTGCAGACCGGTGCCATCGCCGGGTTCGCCGAAAGCGGCAAGCCCGAGCTCAGCGACCACCCCTTCGACATGCTCTACCAGCTCGGCTTCAACGTCGGCGTCAACACCGACAACCGCCTGGTCTCCGGGGTGACCCTCTCCGGCGAGCTCGCCCTGCTCGCCGGCACCTTCGAGTACGGCCTCGCCGAGCTCGCCGACTTCCAGATCAACGCCCTGGAGTCCTCCTTCCTCGGCTACGAGGAGCGCGAGGCGCTGGCGGCGATGATCCTCGAAGCCTGGCAGTGA
- a CDS encoding MazG nucleotide pyrophosphohydrolase domain-containing protein yields MTEALEKTPSSVAGEQITTLRWVIAALREHCPWTSQLTHGDLTEYLVEEAYEVLEEIESGSLDEGLRKEMGDLLFQVALHSQLAQERDSFDLDGVAEAITAKLIRRSPHVFSADGRLAVDHQATVEQVEAAWTRIKAEEKAAQQAPDQAGASESSESHLAGVVGSLPAHLPALAKAAKVIDRLGRERGEHLPNDGGKIPAAADEGELGELLFAVVRTARANGQDPERALRSHLHRLGSAASDTPAG; encoded by the coding sequence GTGACCGAGGCGCTCGAGAAGACCCCGTCCTCCGTGGCTGGAGAACAGATCACCACCCTGCGCTGGGTCATCGCCGCGCTCCGGGAGCACTGCCCGTGGACCTCGCAGCTGACCCACGGCGATCTCACCGAGTACCTGGTCGAAGAGGCCTACGAAGTGCTCGAGGAGATCGAGTCGGGCAGCCTGGACGAGGGTCTGCGCAAGGAGATGGGCGACCTGCTCTTCCAGGTGGCGCTGCACTCGCAGCTCGCCCAGGAGCGGGACAGCTTTGACCTCGACGGCGTCGCGGAGGCCATCACCGCCAAGCTCATCCGCCGCAGCCCGCATGTCTTCAGCGCGGACGGGCGGCTCGCCGTGGACCACCAGGCCACGGTGGAGCAGGTCGAGGCCGCCTGGACGCGGATCAAGGCTGAGGAGAAGGCTGCCCAGCAGGCGCCGGACCAGGCTGGCGCATCCGAGTCCTCCGAGTCTCACCTGGCCGGCGTCGTCGGCTCGCTGCCCGCACACCTGCCCGCCCTGGCCAAAGCGGCCAAGGTCATCGATCGGCTGGGGCGCGAGCGCGGTGAACATCTCCCGAACGACGGCGGAAAGATCCCGGCGGCGGCTGACGAGGGGGAGCTCGGTGAACTACTCTTTGCTGTGGTGCGCACCGCACGGGCCAACGGGCAGGATCCGGAACGGGCGCTGCGCAGCCACCTCCATCGACTCGGCTCAGCAGCCTCGGACACCCCGGCAGGCTGA